One Acanthochromis polyacanthus isolate Apoly-LR-REF ecotype Palm Island chromosome 6, KAUST_Apoly_ChrSc, whole genome shotgun sequence DNA segment encodes these proteins:
- the kif1b gene encoding kinesin-like protein KIF1B isoform X1, translating to MSGASVKVAVRVRPFNSRETSKDSKCIIQMQGNTTTILNPKAPKEPAKTFSFDYSYWSHTTPEDPCFASQNLVYNDIGKEMLQHAFEGYNVCIFAYGQTGAGKSYTMMGKQEEGQEGIIPMLCEDLFEKINEDSNKEELSYSVEVSYMEIYCERVRDLLNPKNKGNLRVREHPLLGPYVEDLSKLAVTSYTDIADLMDAGNKARTVAATNMNETSSRSHAVFTIVFTQKKHDSETDLSTEKVSKISLVDLAGSERADSTGAKGTRLKEGANINKSLTTLGKVISALAEVDNCTSKSKKKKKSDFIPYRDSVLTWLLRENLGGNSRTAMVAALSPADINYDETLSTLRYADRAKNIKCNAVINEDPNNKLVRELKDEVARLKELLRAQGLGDILDIDPMGDDCPGSGIKYLKDIQNNKHRYLIASENQRPGHFSTAPIGSLTASPSSGSLSSQGGLQSVTSIQERIMSTPGGEEAIERLKESEKIIAELNETWEEKLRKTEAIRMEREALLAEMGVAIREDGGTLGVFSPKKTPHLVNLNEDPLMSECLLYYIKDGITRVGQADAERRQDIVLSGAHIREEHCIFRSERNANGDVIVMLVPCEGSETYVNGKRVEDAIQLRSGNRIIMGKNHVFRFNHPEQARAEREKTPSAETPVEPVDWTFAQRELLEKQGIDMKQEMEKRLTEMEILYKKEKEEADQLLEQQRLDGDSDSGDDSDKRSCEESWRLITSLREKLPPSKLQTIVKKCGLPSSGKRREPVKMYQIPQRRRITKDSKWVTISDLKIQAVKEICYEVALNDFRHTRQEIEALAIVKMKELCASYSKKDPNERDSWRAVARDVWDTVGVGDERIEDVITNGTRAGGAVMDELKVHIDKLEDILQEVKKQNNMKDEEIRALRNKMVKMEKVLPLITPEGQEKPPGSAASTYADRTPSPREGKPPVPEKPDDVEDVDSLSGQSAGDDSTLKRGHMRWMRQEQMRLKSLQQQEISKQLRRHTGPHRFIPPEDRKLRFPFKSNPKHRNSWSPGTHIIITDEQVIELKVPKEAVEEEEGESLAGEGVQSRDTMAAAVVHVTPPLPSPSVQHRSRDFEQGLSQGQRHNYRNNQHQQPHERGRSNSFNHRQRPSGSMESLQQSENNRRHTQSFYQPRHHQNQPAHPPPHHQQQPCHYNSVMYADGGFNGYQHYHHTDHANHPMNFQAPPRMRRQMSAPNLKASRETTV from the exons CTATCCTCAACCCCAAAGCCCCAAAGGAACCAGCAAAGACCTTCAGTTTTGATTACTCCTACTGGTCACACACCACG CCGGAGGACCCATGCTTTGCATCACAGAACCTCGTGTACAATGACATTGGCAAGGAAATGCTGCAGCATGCCTTTGAGGGCTATAACGTCTGCATCTTTGCATATGGCCAGACAGGAGCTGGCAAATCCTACACTATGATGGGCAAGCAGGAGGAAGGGCAGGAAGGAATCATTCCCATG CTATGTGAAGATCTCTTTGAGAAAATCAATGAGGACAGCAACAAAGAGGAGCTCTCCTACTCAGTAGAG GTCAGTTACATGGAGATCTACTGCGAGCGAGTCCGAGATTTGCTCAATCCTAAGAACAAAGGGAATCTGCGAGTCCGAGAACACCCGCTGCTGGGTCCCTACGTAGAGGACCTGTCCAAGCTAGCTGTCACCTCCTACACAGACATCGCTGACCTGATGGATGCAGGCAACAAGGCCAG AACTGTGGCTGCCACCAACATGAACGAGACCAGCAGCAGGTCCCATGCAGTCTTCACCATCGTCTTCACACAGAAGAAACACGACAGCGAGACGGATCTCTCTACAGAAAAG GTCAGTAAAATCAGTCTGGTAGACTTGGCAGGGAGTGAACGAGCAGATTCCACCGGAGCTAAAGGTACCAGGCTAAAG GAGGGAGCAAACATCAACAAATCTCTCACCACTTTAGGAAAGGTTATCTCTGCCCTGGCTGAAGTG GACAACTGTACCAGCAAG agcaagaagaagaagaagagtgacTTCATCCCATACAGAGACTCTGTTCTGACGTGGCTGCTGAGGGAGAACCTCG GTGGAAACTCCAGAACAGCTATGGTAGCTGCCCTCAGTCCTGCAGATATCAACTATGATGAAACCCTCAGCACGCTCCG tTATGCTGACCGAGCCAAGAACATCAAGTGCAATGCTGTGATCAATGAGGATCCCAACAATAAGTTGGTGCGTGAGCTGAAGGATGAAGTGGCTCGGCTGAAGGAGCTGCTCCGTGCCCAGGGCCTTGGAGACATCCTGGACA TTGATCCTATGGGGGATGATTGCCCAGGAAGTGGAATcaaat ACCTCAAAGACATTCAGAACAATAAGCATAGATACTTGATAGCCTCAGAGAACCAACGCCCTGGCCATTTCTCCACAGCCCCTATTGGTTCCCTGACAGCCTCTCCATCCTCTGGCTCACTAAGCAGCCAGGGAGGCCTGCAGTCAGTCACCAGCATCCAAGAGCGCATCATGTCCACACCTGGAGGAGAGGAGGCCATTGAAAGACTCAAG GAATCAGAAAAGATCATCGCAGAACTCAATGAAACCTGGGAAGAGAAACTGCGAAAGACTGAAGCAATCCGCATGGAAAG GGAGGCTTTGCTTGCAGAGATGGGTGTGGCCATCCGTGAAGATGGAGGCACTTTGGGTGTATTCTCTCCTAAAAAG ACTCCACATTTGGTTAACCTAAATGAGGATCCTCTCATGTCAGAGTGTCTGCTCTACTACATCAAAGACGGAATTACAAG GGTGGGTCAGGCCGATGCCGAGAGAAGACAGGACATCGTTTTAAGTGGCGCTCACATCAGAGAAGAACACTGCATTTTCCGCAGCGAAAGGAACGCCAACGGAGATG tCATTGTTATGCTGGTGCCCTGCGAGGGATCGGAAACCTACGTCAACGGCAAGCGTGTTGAGGATGCAATCCAGCTCCGTTCAG GCAACCGTATCATTATGGGAAAGAACCACGTGTTCCGGTTCAACCACCCAGAGCAGGCCAGAGCTGAAAGGGAGAAGACACCGTCTGCTGAAACCCCTGTGGAGCCGGTGGATTGGACGTTTGCTCAGAGAGAACTCCTGGAAAAGCAGGGTATTGACATGAAGCAGGAAATGGAGAAAAG ACTCACTGAGATGGAGATCTTGTACaaaaaagagaaggaagaagCAGATCAACTTCTGGAGCAGCAGCGGCTG GATGGAGACTCTGATAGTGGGGATGACTCAGATAAGAGGTCTTGTGAGGAGAGCTGGAGACTGATCACTTCCCTGAGGGAAAAGCTGCCTCCCAGCAAGCTGCAAACCATAGTGAAAAAGTGTGGATTACCCAGCAGTGGTAAAAGAAGAGAGCCAGTTAAAATGTACCAGATCCCTCAGCGGCGCCGCATCACCAAGGACTCCAAGTGGGTGACCATCTCAGACCTGAAGATCCAGGCAGTCAAAGAAATCTGTTATGAAGTAGCACTGAATGATTTCCGCCACACACGGCAGGAAATTGAGGCACTGGCTATTGTAAAGATGAAGGAGCTCTGCGCTAGCTACAGCAAGAAGGACCCCAACGAGCGGGACTCGTGGAGGGCAGTGGCTCGGGATGTTTGGGACACTGTCGGAGTTGGTGATGAGCGCATCGAGGATGTCATAACGAATGGCACTCGAGCAGGAGGCGCTGTCATGGATGAGCTAAAAGTGCACATCGATAAACTGGAGGACATCCTGcaagaggtgaagaagcagaACAACATGAAAGACGAGGAGATCCGTGCTCTCAGgaacaaaatggtcaaaatggaAAAGGTCCTTCCCCTCATCACCCCAGAAGGCCAAGAAAAGCCTCCCGGCTCAGCTGCTTCTACTTATGCAGACAGAACTCCGAGCCCTCGAGAAGGAAAACCTCCTGTGCCTGAAAAGCCTGATGATGTGGAGGATGTAGATTCACTGTCAGGCCAAAGTGCAGGAGACGACTCAACCCTAAAGCGAGGCCACATGCGCTGGATGCGCCAAGAGCAGATGCGCCTCAAGAGTCTTCAGCAGCAAGAGATCTCCAAGCAGCTCCGCCGGCACACCGGGCCTCATCGCTTTATACCCCCAGAAGACCGTAAGCTACGCTTCCCCTTCAAAAGTAACCCGAAGCACCGCAACTCGTGGAGCCCCGGTACTCATATCATCATTACAGACGAGCAGGTCATAGAGCTGAAGGTGCCCAAAGAAGCtgtagaggaagaggagggagagagccTGGCTGGAGAAGGAGTGCAGTCTAGAGACACGATGGCTGCTGCAGTTGTCCATGTTACTCCTCCATTACCAAGCCCATCAGTTCAGCACAGAAGCAGAGACTTTGAGCAAGGTTTAAGCCAGGGTCAGAGACATAACTACAGGAACAACCAGCACCAGCAGCCCCACGAACGAGGCCGCAGCAACTCTTTTAATCACCGCCAGCGACCCTCTGGCTCCATGGAGTCACTGCAGCAGTCTGAAAACAACAGGAGGCACACACAGTCTTTCTACCAGCCCCgccaccaccagaaccagccAGCACACCCTCCGCCTCACCATCAGCAGCAGCCCTGCCACTATAATAGCGTGATGTACGCAGATGGCGGCTTCAATGGCTACCAGCACTACCATCACACTGACCACGCTAACCATCCTATGAACTTTCAGGCTCCTCCACGAATGCGCAGGCAAATGTCAGCCCCTAATCTAAAAGCCAGCAGAGAAACGACAGTCTGA
- the kif1b gene encoding kinesin-like protein KIF1B isoform X2, whose translation MSGASVKVAVRVRPFNSRETSKDSKCIIQMQGNTTTILNPKAPKEPAKTFSFDYSYWSHTTPEDPCFASQNLVYNDIGKEMLQHAFEGYNVCIFAYGQTGAGKSYTMMGKQEEGQEGIIPMLCEDLFEKINEDSNKEELSYSVEVSYMEIYCERVRDLLNPKNKGNLRVREHPLLGPYVEDLSKLAVTSYTDIADLMDAGNKARTVAATNMNETSSRSHAVFTIVFTQKKHDSETDLSTEKVSKISLVDLAGSERADSTGAKGTRLKEGANINKSLTTLGKVISALAEVDNCTSKSKKKKKSDFIPYRDSVLTWLLRENLGGNSRTAMVAALSPADINYDETLSTLRYADRAKNIKCNAVINEDPNNKLVRELKDEVARLKELLRAQGLGDILDNLKDIQNNKHRYLIASENQRPGHFSTAPIGSLTASPSSGSLSSQGGLQSVTSIQERIMSTPGGEEAIERLKESEKIIAELNETWEEKLRKTEAIRMEREALLAEMGVAIREDGGTLGVFSPKKTPHLVNLNEDPLMSECLLYYIKDGITRVGQADAERRQDIVLSGAHIREEHCIFRSERNANGDVIVMLVPCEGSETYVNGKRVEDAIQLRSGNRIIMGKNHVFRFNHPEQARAEREKTPSAETPVEPVDWTFAQRELLEKQGIDMKQEMEKRLTEMEILYKKEKEEADQLLEQQRLDGDSDSGDDSDKRSCEESWRLITSLREKLPPSKLQTIVKKCGLPSSGKRREPVKMYQIPQRRRITKDSKWVTISDLKIQAVKEICYEVALNDFRHTRQEIEALAIVKMKELCASYSKKDPNERDSWRAVARDVWDTVGVGDERIEDVITNGTRAGGAVMDELKVHIDKLEDILQEVKKQNNMKDEEIRALRNKMVKMEKVLPLITPEGQEKPPGSAASTYADRTPSPREGKPPVPEKPDDVEDVDSLSGQSAGDDSTLKRGHMRWMRQEQMRLKSLQQQEISKQLRRHTGPHRFIPPEDRKLRFPFKSNPKHRNSWSPGTHIIITDEQVIELKVPKEAVEEEEGESLAGEGVQSRDTMAAAVVHVTPPLPSPSVQHRSRDFEQGLSQGQRHNYRNNQHQQPHERGRSNSFNHRQRPSGSMESLQQSENNRRHTQSFYQPRHHQNQPAHPPPHHQQQPCHYNSVMYADGGFNGYQHYHHTDHANHPMNFQAPPRMRRQMSAPNLKASRETTV comes from the exons CTATCCTCAACCCCAAAGCCCCAAAGGAACCAGCAAAGACCTTCAGTTTTGATTACTCCTACTGGTCACACACCACG CCGGAGGACCCATGCTTTGCATCACAGAACCTCGTGTACAATGACATTGGCAAGGAAATGCTGCAGCATGCCTTTGAGGGCTATAACGTCTGCATCTTTGCATATGGCCAGACAGGAGCTGGCAAATCCTACACTATGATGGGCAAGCAGGAGGAAGGGCAGGAAGGAATCATTCCCATG CTATGTGAAGATCTCTTTGAGAAAATCAATGAGGACAGCAACAAAGAGGAGCTCTCCTACTCAGTAGAG GTCAGTTACATGGAGATCTACTGCGAGCGAGTCCGAGATTTGCTCAATCCTAAGAACAAAGGGAATCTGCGAGTCCGAGAACACCCGCTGCTGGGTCCCTACGTAGAGGACCTGTCCAAGCTAGCTGTCACCTCCTACACAGACATCGCTGACCTGATGGATGCAGGCAACAAGGCCAG AACTGTGGCTGCCACCAACATGAACGAGACCAGCAGCAGGTCCCATGCAGTCTTCACCATCGTCTTCACACAGAAGAAACACGACAGCGAGACGGATCTCTCTACAGAAAAG GTCAGTAAAATCAGTCTGGTAGACTTGGCAGGGAGTGAACGAGCAGATTCCACCGGAGCTAAAGGTACCAGGCTAAAG GAGGGAGCAAACATCAACAAATCTCTCACCACTTTAGGAAAGGTTATCTCTGCCCTGGCTGAAGTG GACAACTGTACCAGCAAG agcaagaagaagaagaagagtgacTTCATCCCATACAGAGACTCTGTTCTGACGTGGCTGCTGAGGGAGAACCTCG GTGGAAACTCCAGAACAGCTATGGTAGCTGCCCTCAGTCCTGCAGATATCAACTATGATGAAACCCTCAGCACGCTCCG tTATGCTGACCGAGCCAAGAACATCAAGTGCAATGCTGTGATCAATGAGGATCCCAACAATAAGTTGGTGCGTGAGCTGAAGGATGAAGTGGCTCGGCTGAAGGAGCTGCTCCGTGCCCAGGGCCTTGGAGACATCCTGGACA ACCTCAAAGACATTCAGAACAATAAGCATAGATACTTGATAGCCTCAGAGAACCAACGCCCTGGCCATTTCTCCACAGCCCCTATTGGTTCCCTGACAGCCTCTCCATCCTCTGGCTCACTAAGCAGCCAGGGAGGCCTGCAGTCAGTCACCAGCATCCAAGAGCGCATCATGTCCACACCTGGAGGAGAGGAGGCCATTGAAAGACTCAAG GAATCAGAAAAGATCATCGCAGAACTCAATGAAACCTGGGAAGAGAAACTGCGAAAGACTGAAGCAATCCGCATGGAAAG GGAGGCTTTGCTTGCAGAGATGGGTGTGGCCATCCGTGAAGATGGAGGCACTTTGGGTGTATTCTCTCCTAAAAAG ACTCCACATTTGGTTAACCTAAATGAGGATCCTCTCATGTCAGAGTGTCTGCTCTACTACATCAAAGACGGAATTACAAG GGTGGGTCAGGCCGATGCCGAGAGAAGACAGGACATCGTTTTAAGTGGCGCTCACATCAGAGAAGAACACTGCATTTTCCGCAGCGAAAGGAACGCCAACGGAGATG tCATTGTTATGCTGGTGCCCTGCGAGGGATCGGAAACCTACGTCAACGGCAAGCGTGTTGAGGATGCAATCCAGCTCCGTTCAG GCAACCGTATCATTATGGGAAAGAACCACGTGTTCCGGTTCAACCACCCAGAGCAGGCCAGAGCTGAAAGGGAGAAGACACCGTCTGCTGAAACCCCTGTGGAGCCGGTGGATTGGACGTTTGCTCAGAGAGAACTCCTGGAAAAGCAGGGTATTGACATGAAGCAGGAAATGGAGAAAAG ACTCACTGAGATGGAGATCTTGTACaaaaaagagaaggaagaagCAGATCAACTTCTGGAGCAGCAGCGGCTG GATGGAGACTCTGATAGTGGGGATGACTCAGATAAGAGGTCTTGTGAGGAGAGCTGGAGACTGATCACTTCCCTGAGGGAAAAGCTGCCTCCCAGCAAGCTGCAAACCATAGTGAAAAAGTGTGGATTACCCAGCAGTGGTAAAAGAAGAGAGCCAGTTAAAATGTACCAGATCCCTCAGCGGCGCCGCATCACCAAGGACTCCAAGTGGGTGACCATCTCAGACCTGAAGATCCAGGCAGTCAAAGAAATCTGTTATGAAGTAGCACTGAATGATTTCCGCCACACACGGCAGGAAATTGAGGCACTGGCTATTGTAAAGATGAAGGAGCTCTGCGCTAGCTACAGCAAGAAGGACCCCAACGAGCGGGACTCGTGGAGGGCAGTGGCTCGGGATGTTTGGGACACTGTCGGAGTTGGTGATGAGCGCATCGAGGATGTCATAACGAATGGCACTCGAGCAGGAGGCGCTGTCATGGATGAGCTAAAAGTGCACATCGATAAACTGGAGGACATCCTGcaagaggtgaagaagcagaACAACATGAAAGACGAGGAGATCCGTGCTCTCAGgaacaaaatggtcaaaatggaAAAGGTCCTTCCCCTCATCACCCCAGAAGGCCAAGAAAAGCCTCCCGGCTCAGCTGCTTCTACTTATGCAGACAGAACTCCGAGCCCTCGAGAAGGAAAACCTCCTGTGCCTGAAAAGCCTGATGATGTGGAGGATGTAGATTCACTGTCAGGCCAAAGTGCAGGAGACGACTCAACCCTAAAGCGAGGCCACATGCGCTGGATGCGCCAAGAGCAGATGCGCCTCAAGAGTCTTCAGCAGCAAGAGATCTCCAAGCAGCTCCGCCGGCACACCGGGCCTCATCGCTTTATACCCCCAGAAGACCGTAAGCTACGCTTCCCCTTCAAAAGTAACCCGAAGCACCGCAACTCGTGGAGCCCCGGTACTCATATCATCATTACAGACGAGCAGGTCATAGAGCTGAAGGTGCCCAAAGAAGCtgtagaggaagaggagggagagagccTGGCTGGAGAAGGAGTGCAGTCTAGAGACACGATGGCTGCTGCAGTTGTCCATGTTACTCCTCCATTACCAAGCCCATCAGTTCAGCACAGAAGCAGAGACTTTGAGCAAGGTTTAAGCCAGGGTCAGAGACATAACTACAGGAACAACCAGCACCAGCAGCCCCACGAACGAGGCCGCAGCAACTCTTTTAATCACCGCCAGCGACCCTCTGGCTCCATGGAGTCACTGCAGCAGTCTGAAAACAACAGGAGGCACACACAGTCTTTCTACCAGCCCCgccaccaccagaaccagccAGCACACCCTCCGCCTCACCATCAGCAGCAGCCCTGCCACTATAATAGCGTGATGTACGCAGATGGCGGCTTCAATGGCTACCAGCACTACCATCACACTGACCACGCTAACCATCCTATGAACTTTCAGGCTCCTCCACGAATGCGCAGGCAAATGTCAGCCCCTAATCTAAAAGCCAGCAGAGAAACGACAGTCTGA
- the kif1b gene encoding kinesin-like protein KIF1B isoform X3 yields the protein MSGASVKVAVRVRPFNSRETSKDSKCIIQMQGNTTTILNPKAPKEPAKTFSFDYSYWSHTTPEDPCFASQNLVYNDIGKEMLQHAFEGYNVCIFAYGQTGAGKSYTMMGKQEEGQEGIIPMLCEDLFEKINEDSNKEELSYSVEVSYMEIYCERVRDLLNPKNKGNLRVREHPLLGPYVEDLSKLAVTSYTDIADLMDAGNKARTVAATNMNETSSRSHAVFTIVFTQKKHDSETDLSTEKVSKISLVDLAGSERADSTGAKGTRLKEGANINKSLTTLGKVISALAEVDNCTSKSKKKKKSDFIPYRDSVLTWLLRENLGGNSRTAMVAALSPADINYDETLSTLRYADRAKNIKCNAVINEDPNNKLVRELKDEVARLKELLRAQGLGDILDIDPMGDDCPGSGIKSPIGSLTASPSSGSLSSQGGLQSVTSIQERIMSTPGGEEAIERLKESEKIIAELNETWEEKLRKTEAIRMEREALLAEMGVAIREDGGTLGVFSPKKTPHLVNLNEDPLMSECLLYYIKDGITRVGQADAERRQDIVLSGAHIREEHCIFRSERNANGDVIVMLVPCEGSETYVNGKRVEDAIQLRSGNRIIMGKNHVFRFNHPEQARAEREKTPSAETPVEPVDWTFAQRELLEKQGIDMKQEMEKRLTEMEILYKKEKEEADQLLEQQRLDGDSDSGDDSDKRSCEESWRLITSLREKLPPSKLQTIVKKCGLPSSGKRREPVKMYQIPQRRRITKDSKWVTISDLKIQAVKEICYEVALNDFRHTRQEIEALAIVKMKELCASYSKKDPNERDSWRAVARDVWDTVGVGDERIEDVITNGTRAGGAVMDELKVHIDKLEDILQEVKKQNNMKDEEIRALRNKMVKMEKVLPLITPEGQEKPPGSAASTYADRTPSPREGKPPVPEKPDDVEDVDSLSGQSAGDDSTLKRGHMRWMRQEQMRLKSLQQQEISKQLRRHTGPHRFIPPEDRKLRFPFKSNPKHRNSWSPGTHIIITDEQVIELKVPKEAVEEEEGESLAGEGVQSRDTMAAAVVHVTPPLPSPSVQHRSRDFEQGLSQGQRHNYRNNQHQQPHERGRSNSFNHRQRPSGSMESLQQSENNRRHTQSFYQPRHHQNQPAHPPPHHQQQPCHYNSVMYADGGFNGYQHYHHTDHANHPMNFQAPPRMRRQMSAPNLKASRETTV from the exons CTATCCTCAACCCCAAAGCCCCAAAGGAACCAGCAAAGACCTTCAGTTTTGATTACTCCTACTGGTCACACACCACG CCGGAGGACCCATGCTTTGCATCACAGAACCTCGTGTACAATGACATTGGCAAGGAAATGCTGCAGCATGCCTTTGAGGGCTATAACGTCTGCATCTTTGCATATGGCCAGACAGGAGCTGGCAAATCCTACACTATGATGGGCAAGCAGGAGGAAGGGCAGGAAGGAATCATTCCCATG CTATGTGAAGATCTCTTTGAGAAAATCAATGAGGACAGCAACAAAGAGGAGCTCTCCTACTCAGTAGAG GTCAGTTACATGGAGATCTACTGCGAGCGAGTCCGAGATTTGCTCAATCCTAAGAACAAAGGGAATCTGCGAGTCCGAGAACACCCGCTGCTGGGTCCCTACGTAGAGGACCTGTCCAAGCTAGCTGTCACCTCCTACACAGACATCGCTGACCTGATGGATGCAGGCAACAAGGCCAG AACTGTGGCTGCCACCAACATGAACGAGACCAGCAGCAGGTCCCATGCAGTCTTCACCATCGTCTTCACACAGAAGAAACACGACAGCGAGACGGATCTCTCTACAGAAAAG GTCAGTAAAATCAGTCTGGTAGACTTGGCAGGGAGTGAACGAGCAGATTCCACCGGAGCTAAAGGTACCAGGCTAAAG GAGGGAGCAAACATCAACAAATCTCTCACCACTTTAGGAAAGGTTATCTCTGCCCTGGCTGAAGTG GACAACTGTACCAGCAAG agcaagaagaagaagaagagtgacTTCATCCCATACAGAGACTCTGTTCTGACGTGGCTGCTGAGGGAGAACCTCG GTGGAAACTCCAGAACAGCTATGGTAGCTGCCCTCAGTCCTGCAGATATCAACTATGATGAAACCCTCAGCACGCTCCG tTATGCTGACCGAGCCAAGAACATCAAGTGCAATGCTGTGATCAATGAGGATCCCAACAATAAGTTGGTGCGTGAGCTGAAGGATGAAGTGGCTCGGCTGAAGGAGCTGCTCCGTGCCCAGGGCCTTGGAGACATCCTGGACA TTGATCCTATGGGGGATGATTGCCCAGGAAGTGGAATcaaat CCCCTATTGGTTCCCTGACAGCCTCTCCATCCTCTGGCTCACTAAGCAGCCAGGGAGGCCTGCAGTCAGTCACCAGCATCCAAGAGCGCATCATGTCCACACCTGGAGGAGAGGAGGCCATTGAAAGACTCAAG GAATCAGAAAAGATCATCGCAGAACTCAATGAAACCTGGGAAGAGAAACTGCGAAAGACTGAAGCAATCCGCATGGAAAG GGAGGCTTTGCTTGCAGAGATGGGTGTGGCCATCCGTGAAGATGGAGGCACTTTGGGTGTATTCTCTCCTAAAAAG ACTCCACATTTGGTTAACCTAAATGAGGATCCTCTCATGTCAGAGTGTCTGCTCTACTACATCAAAGACGGAATTACAAG GGTGGGTCAGGCCGATGCCGAGAGAAGACAGGACATCGTTTTAAGTGGCGCTCACATCAGAGAAGAACACTGCATTTTCCGCAGCGAAAGGAACGCCAACGGAGATG tCATTGTTATGCTGGTGCCCTGCGAGGGATCGGAAACCTACGTCAACGGCAAGCGTGTTGAGGATGCAATCCAGCTCCGTTCAG GCAACCGTATCATTATGGGAAAGAACCACGTGTTCCGGTTCAACCACCCAGAGCAGGCCAGAGCTGAAAGGGAGAAGACACCGTCTGCTGAAACCCCTGTGGAGCCGGTGGATTGGACGTTTGCTCAGAGAGAACTCCTGGAAAAGCAGGGTATTGACATGAAGCAGGAAATGGAGAAAAG ACTCACTGAGATGGAGATCTTGTACaaaaaagagaaggaagaagCAGATCAACTTCTGGAGCAGCAGCGGCTG GATGGAGACTCTGATAGTGGGGATGACTCAGATAAGAGGTCTTGTGAGGAGAGCTGGAGACTGATCACTTCCCTGAGGGAAAAGCTGCCTCCCAGCAAGCTGCAAACCATAGTGAAAAAGTGTGGATTACCCAGCAGTGGTAAAAGAAGAGAGCCAGTTAAAATGTACCAGATCCCTCAGCGGCGCCGCATCACCAAGGACTCCAAGTGGGTGACCATCTCAGACCTGAAGATCCAGGCAGTCAAAGAAATCTGTTATGAAGTAGCACTGAATGATTTCCGCCACACACGGCAGGAAATTGAGGCACTGGCTATTGTAAAGATGAAGGAGCTCTGCGCTAGCTACAGCAAGAAGGACCCCAACGAGCGGGACTCGTGGAGGGCAGTGGCTCGGGATGTTTGGGACACTGTCGGAGTTGGTGATGAGCGCATCGAGGATGTCATAACGAATGGCACTCGAGCAGGAGGCGCTGTCATGGATGAGCTAAAAGTGCACATCGATAAACTGGAGGACATCCTGcaagaggtgaagaagcagaACAACATGAAAGACGAGGAGATCCGTGCTCTCAGgaacaaaatggtcaaaatggaAAAGGTCCTTCCCCTCATCACCCCAGAAGGCCAAGAAAAGCCTCCCGGCTCAGCTGCTTCTACTTATGCAGACAGAACTCCGAGCCCTCGAGAAGGAAAACCTCCTGTGCCTGAAAAGCCTGATGATGTGGAGGATGTAGATTCACTGTCAGGCCAAAGTGCAGGAGACGACTCAACCCTAAAGCGAGGCCACATGCGCTGGATGCGCCAAGAGCAGATGCGCCTCAAGAGTCTTCAGCAGCAAGAGATCTCCAAGCAGCTCCGCCGGCACACCGGGCCTCATCGCTTTATACCCCCAGAAGACCGTAAGCTACGCTTCCCCTTCAAAAGTAACCCGAAGCACCGCAACTCGTGGAGCCCCGGTACTCATATCATCATTACAGACGAGCAGGTCATAGAGCTGAAGGTGCCCAAAGAAGCtgtagaggaagaggagggagagagccTGGCTGGAGAAGGAGTGCAGTCTAGAGACACGATGGCTGCTGCAGTTGTCCATGTTACTCCTCCATTACCAAGCCCATCAGTTCAGCACAGAAGCAGAGACTTTGAGCAAGGTTTAAGCCAGGGTCAGAGACATAACTACAGGAACAACCAGCACCAGCAGCCCCACGAACGAGGCCGCAGCAACTCTTTTAATCACCGCCAGCGACCCTCTGGCTCCATGGAGTCACTGCAGCAGTCTGAAAACAACAGGAGGCACACACAGTCTTTCTACCAGCCCCgccaccaccagaaccagccAGCACACCCTCCGCCTCACCATCAGCAGCAGCCCTGCCACTATAATAGCGTGATGTACGCAGATGGCGGCTTCAATGGCTACCAGCACTACCATCACACTGACCACGCTAACCATCCTATGAACTTTCAGGCTCCTCCACGAATGCGCAGGCAAATGTCAGCCCCTAATCTAAAAGCCAGCAGAGAAACGACAGTCTGA